In Pseudomonas sp. PDM14, a genomic segment contains:
- a CDS encoding methyl-accepting chemotaxis protein: MAAAVNRFIAKLQPIVREAGDVALRTGEEIRNLGVRSAAAESAAARQRDEVAGSLHALEEMAGAARAENQAMQDAQQRVGAIRQAAHDNAAIAARVGGLIEALVARVDSGSAVIERLARQSEQIEVVLTVIRSIAEQTNLLALNAAIEAARAGESGRGFAVVADEVRALASKTQQSTGDIQAHITALQQGAREAVSVIGQAGDQAAEGLQALRDSARLQQSVQASVDEVHEAIDAASRAAAHQADGANAVRGRVEVIHSEAQRAAREVSETAASGRVLDGLVAQLKASFAQFKV; this comes from the coding sequence ATGGCGGCGGCAGTCAATCGGTTCATCGCCAAGTTGCAACCCATCGTGCGCGAGGCGGGCGATGTGGCGCTGCGCACCGGCGAGGAGATTCGCAATCTTGGTGTGCGCAGTGCTGCGGCTGAGTCGGCGGCGGCACGTCAGCGTGACGAGGTTGCCGGCAGTTTGCATGCGCTGGAAGAAATGGCTGGCGCGGCGCGGGCGGAAAACCAGGCGATGCAGGATGCCCAGCAGCGAGTGGGGGCGATTCGCCAGGCGGCCCACGACAATGCGGCCATTGCGGCGCGGGTGGGTGGGTTGATCGAGGCGTTGGTGGCGCGCGTGGACAGTGGCTCCGCGGTGATCGAGCGTCTGGCGCGGCAGAGCGAACAGATCGAAGTGGTCCTCACCGTCATCCGTTCGATTGCCGAGCAGACCAACCTGCTGGCCCTCAATGCCGCGATCGAAGCGGCGCGTGCTGGCGAGAGCGGGCGCGGCTTTGCCGTGGTGGCGGATGAGGTGCGTGCGCTGGCGAGCAAGACGCAGCAGTCGACGGGCGACATCCAGGCGCATATCACGGCGCTGCAGCAAGGTGCGCGTGAGGCGGTTTCAGTCATTGGTCAGGCGGGCGATCAGGCGGCCGAAGGCCTGCAGGCGTTGCGCGACAGTGCGCGGTTGCAGCAGTCGGTTCAGGCGTCCGTCGATGAAGTGCATGAGGCCATCGATGCGGCCAGTCGGGCGGCGGCGCATCAGGCTGATGGGGCGAATGCCGTGCGCGGGCGGGTCGAGGTGATTCACAGCGAGGCGCAGCGCGCGGCCCGTGAGGTCAGCGAGACGGCTGCCAGTGGTCGGGTGCTCGACGGCCTGGTTGCGCAGCTCAAGGCGAGCTTCGCTCAGTTCAAGGTCTAG
- the rpsF gene encoding 30S ribosomal protein S6: MRHYEIIFLVHPDQSEQVGGMVERYTKLIEEDGGKIHRLEDWGRRQLAYAINNVHKAHYVMLNVECSGKALAELEDNFRYNDAVIRNLVIRRDEAVTGQSEMLKAEENRSERRERRDRVESDSAEGEDGDNSDSNDNADE, encoded by the coding sequence ATGCGTCATTACGAAATCATCTTTCTGGTTCACCCGGACCAGAGCGAGCAAGTCGGCGGCATGGTCGAGCGTTACACCAAGCTGATCGAAGAAGACGGCGGCAAGATCCATCGCCTGGAAGACTGGGGCCGTCGCCAACTGGCCTACGCCATCAACAACGTTCACAAGGCTCACTACGTGATGCTGAACGTTGAGTGCAGCGGCAAAGCCCTGGCCGAGCTGGAAGACAACTTCCGCTACAACGATGCCGTGATCCGTAACCTGGTCATCCGTCGCGACGAAGCCGTTACCGGCCAGTCCGAGATGCTCAAGGCTGAGGAAAACCGCAGCGAGCGTCGTGAACGTCGCGATCGCGTTGAATCCGACTCCGCCGAAGGCGAAGACGGCGACAACAGCGACAGCAACGACAACGCTGACGAGTAA
- the rlmB gene encoding 23S rRNA (guanosine(2251)-2'-O)-methyltransferase RlmB has protein sequence MSALEKVYGVHAVEALLRHHPKRVKQLWLAESRQDPRIRVLLDLAGQNRVPVGQKDRRELDEWAEGVHQGVVAEVSPSQVWGEAMLEELLDRREGPPLLLVLDGVTDPHNLGACLRTADAAGALAVIVPKDKSATLNATVRKVACGAAEVIPLVAVTNLARTLEKLQQRGLWLVGTAGEAEQELYQQDLTGPTVLIMGAEGKGMRRLTRDHCDYLVKLPMSGSVSSLNVSVATGVCLFEAVRQRKAAGKA, from the coding sequence ATGAGTGCGCTGGAAAAAGTCTATGGCGTGCACGCCGTAGAGGCGTTGCTGCGTCACCACCCGAAGCGCGTCAAGCAGCTGTGGCTGGCGGAAAGCCGACAGGATCCGCGGATCAGGGTCCTGCTCGATCTCGCCGGGCAGAACCGCGTGCCCGTCGGGCAGAAGGATCGCCGCGAACTGGATGAGTGGGCCGAAGGCGTGCACCAGGGCGTGGTGGCTGAAGTCAGCCCGAGCCAGGTGTGGGGCGAGGCGATGCTCGAAGAGCTGCTCGACCGTCGCGAAGGCCCGCCGCTGCTGCTGGTACTGGACGGTGTGACCGATCCGCACAACCTCGGTGCTTGCCTGCGTACCGCCGATGCTGCCGGCGCGCTGGCGGTGATCGTGCCCAAGGACAAGTCGGCCACGCTCAACGCCACAGTGCGCAAGGTCGCCTGTGGTGCTGCTGAAGTGATTCCACTGGTCGCTGTGACCAACCTCGCGCGCACGCTCGAGAAACTCCAGCAGCGCGGCCTGTGGCTGGTCGGCACCGCTGGCGAGGCCGAGCAGGAGCTGTATCAGCAGGACCTCACCGGGCCGACCGTGCTGATCATGGGCGCCGAAGGCAAAGGCATGCGTCGCCTGACCCGCGATCACTGCGACTACCTGGTGAAGCTACCGATGTCCGGTAGCGTCAGCAGCCTCAACGTTTCCGTCGCAACGGGCGTCTGCCTGTTCGAGGCGGTGCGTCAGCGCAAGGCGGCCGGCAAAGCCTGA
- the rplI gene encoding 50S ribosomal protein L9, which produces MEVILLEKIANLGNLGDKVNVKSGYGRNYLLPQGKATAATAENVAAFEVRRAELEKAAAEKKASAEARAAQLAELEVTITATAGDEGKLFGSIGTHDIADALTAAGVEVAKAEVRLPNGTIRQVGEFDVAVHLHTDVEATVRVVVVAA; this is translated from the coding sequence ATGGAAGTTATCCTGCTGGAAAAAATCGCCAACCTGGGCAACCTGGGCGATAAGGTCAACGTCAAATCCGGTTACGGCCGCAACTACCTGCTGCCGCAAGGCAAGGCTACTGCTGCTACCGCTGAAAACGTTGCTGCGTTCGAAGTTCGCCGTGCCGAACTGGAAAAGGCCGCTGCCGAGAAGAAAGCTTCCGCTGAAGCTCGCGCTGCCCAACTGGCTGAGCTGGAAGTGACCATCACTGCCACTGCCGGTGACGAAGGCAAGCTGTTCGGTTCCATCGGTACTCACGACATCGCTGATGCCCTGACCGCCGCTGGCGTCGAAGTGGCCAAGGCTGAAGTTCGTCTGCCGAACGGTACCATTCGCCAGGTTGGCGAGTTCGACGTGGCCGTGCACCTGCACACTGACGTTGAAGCAACCGTACGTGTTGTAGTCGTCGCCGCCTAA
- the rnr gene encoding ribonuclease R, translating into MADWQSLDPEAAREAEKYENPIPSRELILQHLAERGSPAAREELVAELGLTTEEQQEALRRRLRAMERDGQLIYTRRGTYAPVDKLDLIRGRISGHRDGFGFLAPDDGSDDLFMSPAQMRLVFDGDRVLARVAGLDRRGRREGAIVEVIERAHETIVGRYFEEGGIGYVEADNPKIQQEVLVTPGRTGNAKIGQFVEIKITHWPTARFQPQGDIIEVVGNYMAPGMEIDVALRSYDIPHVWPEAVVKEARKLKPEVEEADKEKRVDLRHLPFVTIDGEDARDFDDAVYCEKNSSAWKLFSGGWKLYVAIADVSHYVKVGSALDEEATKRGNSVYFPERVIPMLPEELSNGLCSLNPHVDRLAMVCEMTMSKAGKLVDYQFYEAVIHSHARLTYNKVSYMLEQPKSAEGKALRTEYKEILPDLKQLYSLYQVLLSARHERGAIDFETQETRIIFGAERKIAEIRPTQRNDAHKLIEECMLAANVATAQFMQKHEVPSLYRVHAGPPPERLEKLKAFLSEIGLSLHKSKDGPTPKDYQKLLQSIRERPDYHLIQTVMLRSLSQAVYSADNGGHFGLNYEAYTHFTSPIRRYPDLLVHRAIRSVIRSKLDTPHVRRAGATNMPRARIYPYDEPALEQLGEQCSMTERRADEATRDVVNWLKCEFMKDRVGETFEGVITAVTGFGLFVELKDIYVEGLVHVTALPGDYYHFDPVHHRLAGERSGRSFRLGDSVEVKVMRVDLDERKIDFEMSQAAIDAPVGRKRSGVRGEAAAKAPAERAGRRSKSESPVAGNTDVQKSRDLKKALLSGAKTGSKPAAGRGGEKPSSHRKGPPKAGAAPSSAKPRKRKAKP; encoded by the coding sequence ATGGCCGATTGGCAATCCCTCGACCCTGAGGCCGCCCGCGAGGCGGAAAAATACGAAAACCCCATCCCCAGCCGTGAGCTGATTCTGCAGCACCTCGCCGAGCGTGGTTCGCCCGCAGCTCGCGAGGAGCTGGTCGCTGAGCTCGGTCTGACCACCGAGGAACAGCAGGAGGCTCTGCGCCGCCGTCTTCGCGCCATGGAGCGCGACGGTCAACTGATTTACACGCGCCGCGGCACCTACGCCCCGGTGGACAAGCTCGACCTGATCCGTGGCCGCATCAGCGGGCACCGCGACGGCTTCGGCTTTCTCGCCCCGGACGACGGCAGCGACGACCTGTTCATGAGTCCGGCGCAGATGCGCCTGGTGTTCGACGGTGACCGTGTCCTCGCGCGGGTTGCCGGCCTGGACCGCCGCGGCCGTCGTGAAGGCGCGATCGTCGAAGTGATCGAGCGCGCGCACGAAACCATCGTCGGGCGCTACTTCGAAGAAGGCGGCATCGGCTATGTAGAAGCCGACAACCCGAAGATCCAGCAGGAAGTGCTGGTCACTCCCGGCCGCACCGGCAATGCCAAGATCGGCCAGTTCGTCGAGATCAAGATCACCCATTGGCCGACGGCGCGTTTCCAGCCGCAAGGCGACATCATCGAAGTGGTCGGCAACTACATGGCGCCGGGCATGGAAATCGACGTTGCACTGCGCAGCTACGACATCCCGCATGTCTGGCCGGAGGCGGTGGTCAAGGAAGCGCGCAAGCTCAAGCCTGAAGTCGAAGAAGCCGACAAGGAAAAGCGCGTCGACCTACGGCACCTGCCATTTGTCACCATTGACGGCGAAGACGCCCGCGACTTCGACGATGCGGTCTATTGCGAGAAGAACAGCAGCGCCTGGAAGCTGTTTTCCGGCGGCTGGAAGCTCTATGTCGCCATCGCCGACGTGTCGCACTACGTCAAGGTCGGCTCGGCGCTGGACGAGGAAGCCACCAAGCGCGGCAACTCGGTGTACTTCCCCGAGCGCGTCATCCCGATGCTGCCGGAAGAGCTGTCCAACGGCCTGTGCTCGCTGAACCCGCATGTCGATCGCCTGGCCATGGTCTGCGAGATGACCATGTCCAAGGCTGGCAAGCTGGTCGACTACCAGTTCTACGAGGCGGTGATCCACTCCCATGCACGCCTGACCTACAACAAGGTCAGCTACATGCTGGAGCAACCGAAGAGCGCCGAGGGCAAGGCCCTGCGTACCGAGTACAAAGAGATCCTGCCGGACCTCAAGCAGCTTTACTCGCTGTATCAGGTGCTGCTGAGCGCGCGTCACGAGCGTGGCGCCATCGACTTCGAGACTCAAGAGACCCGCATCATCTTCGGTGCCGAGCGCAAGATCGCGGAGATTCGCCCGACCCAGCGCAACGACGCGCACAAGCTGATCGAGGAGTGCATGCTGGCGGCCAACGTCGCCACCGCGCAGTTCATGCAGAAGCACGAAGTGCCATCGCTGTATCGCGTGCATGCCGGCCCGCCACCGGAGCGCCTGGAAAAGCTCAAGGCGTTTCTCTCCGAGATCGGCCTGTCCCTGCACAAGAGCAAGGACGGCCCGACGCCGAAGGACTATCAGAAGCTGCTGCAGAGCATTCGTGAGCGGCCGGACTACCACCTGATCCAGACCGTGATGCTGCGTTCGCTGAGTCAGGCGGTGTACAGCGCCGACAACGGTGGGCACTTCGGCCTCAACTATGAGGCGTACACCCACTTCACCTCGCCGATCCGTCGTTATCCGGACCTGCTGGTGCACCGTGCCATTCGCAGCGTGATCCGTTCCAAGCTGGATACGCCGCACGTGCGCCGCGCTGGCGCCACCAACATGCCGCGTGCGCGCATCTACCCGTACGACGAGCCGGCGCTCGAGCAGCTCGGTGAGCAGTGCTCGATGACCGAGCGACGTGCCGACGAAGCCACCCGTGACGTGGTCAACTGGCTCAAGTGCGAGTTCATGAAGGACCGCGTCGGCGAGACCTTCGAAGGTGTGATCACCGCAGTGACCGGCTTCGGTCTGTTCGTCGAGCTCAAGGACATCTACGTCGAAGGCCTGGTGCATGTGACTGCACTGCCGGGCGACTACTACCACTTCGACCCGGTCCATCACCGCCTGGCCGGTGAGCGCAGCGGCCGCAGCTTCCGTCTCGGCGACAGCGTCGAGGTCAAGGTCATGCGCGTCGATCTCGACGAGCGCAAGATCGACTTCGAGATGTCCCAGGCGGCTATCGATGCGCCAGTCGGGCGCAAGCGCAGTGGCGTTCGCGGCGAGGCCGCGGCCAAGGCGCCGGCCGAGCGTGCTGGGCGACGCAGCAAGAGCGAGTCGCCTGTCGCCGGTAATACCGATGTGCAGAAGAGTCGCGACCTGAAGAAAGCGCTGCTGTCCGGTGCCAAGACTGGCAGCAAGCCGGCAGCCGGGCGTGGCGGCGAAAAGCCGTCCAGCCACCGCAAGGGGCCGCCGAAGGCTGGTGCTGCGCCGTCGTCCGCCAAGCCACGTAAGCGCAAGGCCAAGCCATGA
- the rpsR gene encoding 30S ribosomal protein S18, with amino-acid sequence MARFFRRRKFCRFTAEGVKEIDFKDLNTLKAYISETGKIVPSRITGTKAKYQRQLATAIKRARYLALLPYTDSHGR; translated from the coding sequence ATGGCACGTTTTTTCCGTCGTCGTAAGTTCTGCCGTTTCACCGCCGAAGGCGTGAAAGAGATCGACTTCAAGGATCTCAACACCCTGAAAGCGTACATCTCCGAAACCGGCAAGATCGTTCCTAGCCGTATTACCGGTACCAAGGCCAAGTACCAGCGTCAGCTGGCGACCGCTATCAAGCGCGCCCGCTACCTGGCCCTGCTGCCCTACACCGACAGCCACGGCCGCTGA